The DNA sequence ATGGATTCCTTCACAGAGGCCTGGGGGCTTATCTGCGACTACTGTAAAACTAAGATTACAGAGGTGGCCTACACCACCTGGATTTCGCGCATTGAGCCTGTTAATCTGGACTTTTCCAGCGGGACCGCGGTACTGAAAGTTCCAAACGATTTTCACCGAAAAACCATTACCCACTACTACCTGGATACCATCAAAGAGGCATTCTGGGAAGTTTTCGGAACATCAGACATCAAAATTGACCTGCGCACCGATGAAGACCTTGCGCCTAAAAAACAGGCGGAAAGCGGTCAGCCGGGCGCAGAAAACTATGAATATACGTTCGACACATTTATCGTAGGCCCCAGCAATAAGTTTGCCCATGCTGCCAGCATGGCTGTTGCCACAAAACCGGCTGAACTTTACAATCCGCTGTTCATCTACGGCAACTCCGGCCTTGGAAAAACACATCTTCTGTATGCCATCTGCAACGAAATTAAAAAGAATTCTCCTAATATGGATATTGTGTACATCAAAGGCGACGAATTTACCAATGAATTGATTGATGCCATTCAAAAGGGTACCACAGCTGAGTTTCACAACCGTTACCGCAATGCCGACGTCCTTTTGGTGGATGATATTCAGTTCATCGCCGGCAAGGACTCCACCCAGGAGGAGTTCTTCCACACATTCAATACCTTATATGAGGCAAAAAAGCAGATTGTTCTGACCAGTGACCGCCCACCAAAGGATATTGCTACCCTGGAAGAACGGCTGCTCACCCGTTTTGAGTGGGGTTTGACTGCTGATATCCAGCCGCCGGATTTTGAAACGCGCATCGCTATTATTAAGCGCAAGGCAGAGCTGCTGGGAATCTCACTGGACGACAATGTAAACGAATATATGGCCAACCGCTTGAAGGACAACATCCGCCAGCTGGAGGGTGCAGTCAAAAAAATGAAGGCATACCACCTTCTGAACGGCTATCCTCTGAATATCAGCACCGCACAGGCCGCTATCAGTGACATCATTAACAATGACCAGCCTGTACCGGTCACCATCGAAAAAATCATAGAGGAAGTCAGCCGTACGTTCGGCACAACACCGGAAGACATCCGTTCCAGCAAACGCAGTGCCAACATCAGCAGTGCGCGGCAGGTCGCTATGTATGTTGTGCGTGAAATTACGCAAATGCCAATGGCGCGCATTGGCGCAGAATTTGGCGGACGTGACCACTCTACGGTCGTGTACGCTATCCAGCAGGTCGAGAAAAATATCAAGAAGAACCCCCGGATGCGTGCCACTGTCGAAGATATCATCAAAAATATACGGGACCGCTGATTTTTTATACTTATCAGTATTCATTTTTTCGTATATTTATTCGTCTATTCCTTGTATATTTTCATCTTTATTCTTCAACTTGTTTTCAACTTTCCCCACCGAGTTTTCAACAGCGCGTTGAAATGTGGATTGTGTTGATTCTTTTTCACAAATTCCAAACTGTCCGCAGTTTAAAATTTTTTCTCTCTTTTCGCAGTGTTTTCCGGGCCTTTTCCCGTCTTTCAACTTTTCCAAAGCCCTTACTACTATTTCTAAATCTATCTCTTTCAAATTATACTCTCAGTAAACGGAGGCTGTCCTTCTATGAAATTCACCTGTGACCGTCAGCTGCTGACGGAAGCTGTATTAAATGTACAGCGTGCTGTATCTTCAAAGAGTTCCATCCCTGCCCTGCAGGGCATTCTATTAAAGGCAAAGCAAAATAGCATTTTCCTGTACGGCTACGATGCCGAAATGCTGGGAATGACTACGGAAATCCCCGCAGATATTTCCGAAATCGGTACAGTTGTTCTGTCCGCTCGTCTATTTGGTGATATTGTACGTCGTTTACCGGATGCCAGCGTACACATTGCGGCGGACGACCACAACGTTACAACCATTCAAAGCGGACAAAGCCATTTTTCCATCGTCGGCATTCCTGCAGAAGAATATCCGGAGCTTCCCCACGTTTCCAGCGAACGGAGCATTCGCATTTCCAGCCAAGTCTTAAAAAATATGATTCGGCAGACCATTTTTGCTGTTGCCGAGAGTGACGCCAAGCCGATTCACACCGGCACCCTATTTGAAATCGGGAACGGAAAAATCCGTTTGGTCAGCGTAGACGGCTATCGTTTAGCTATCCGGGAAGAAATGGTAAGCAGTGAGGAGCAGGACCTTTCCTTTGTCGTGCCGGGAAAGGCACTGCAAGAAGTCAGCAAACTGCTGCTGGAAACTGACGAACCCTGCACCATACAGGTCGGAAGCCGTCACATTCTGTTTATCATTGGCAGTTATACGGTCATTGCACGTCTACTGGAAGGCGAATTTCTAGATTATCGTGCAGCTATCCCGCAGACCAGCAGCACGACCATTACGGTCAAAACCAGCGATTTTATCGACAGTGTAGAGCGTGTTTCCCTGCTGATTACTGACCGGCTGAAAAGCCCAATCCGCTGCCTGTTTGATGAAGATACAGTTCGACTGTCCAGCTATACGCCTATCGGGCGCGCAAGCGACCAGTTCCCGGCACAACTGACAGGAAATTCTGTCGAGATGGGCTTTAACAATCATTATCTGCTGGATGCTCTGCGCAATGCTGAGGGAGATCAAGTGAAAATTGAGCTGAACGGTCCGCTTTCACCTATGAAGGTACTGCCGATGGAAGGAAACAGCTTTCTTTTCCTAGTGCTTCCGGTCCGCCTGAAAGCTTCTGAGGACTAAAAATTTTCTCTATTAAAACAACGATTGAGGATTAAAATAATATGAATAGGAAAATAATAACAATTAGTACACCTTATATCCGTTTGGATGCGCTGCTAAAGCTGGCGGGGGCGGTGGACACCGGCGGCCGTGCCAAATATGTGATTCAGAACGGTGAGGTACAGGTTAATGATGAGGTTTGCACCATGCGCGGTAAAAAGCTGCACCCCGGTGACACGGCTTCCTATGGAGGCAGTATCTTTGAGGTAGCGGAGTGAGAATCGTTTCCCTTTCCTGCCGGGATTACCGCAATTTAGCGCCGCTCTGTTTTTCACCGAAGCCGGAAGGAAATGTCCTATGGGGGCAGAACGCCCAGGGCAAAACAAACTTGCTGGAAGCACTGTGGATTTTTACCGGCGGCCGCAGCTTTCGCGGTGCGAAGGACAGCGAACTGGTACGTCACGGCGCGGCAGGTGCACGGCTTCTTCTCTCCTTTTACAGTGAGGAGCGGGAGCAGTCTGCGGAAATCCGCATTGCCGGCGGAAGACGACAGGTACTTCTTAATGGCATTGCACTGCATTCTCCTGGTGAATTGGTTGGACACGTTTATGCGGTTATTTTTTCACCGGAACATCTGGCGCTGGTACGCGGCGGTCCGGCAAATCGGCGCAGCTTTATGGACGCGGCGCTTTGCCAGATGAAGCCCGGATATGCTGGAATCCTCAGCCGCTACCACCGGGCGCTTTCGCAGCGGAATGCCCTGTTGAAGGATATTCCTCGTCATTGGGAGCTGGAAGATACGCTGCCGATATGGGACGCACGGCTGGTGCAGGATGGTGAACGAATTGTTTCACAGCGGAAAGCGTTTCTCAGCCGGCTGTCTGTTTTTGCGTCCTCCGTGTATGCCGGACTCAGTCACGGTGCAGAATCCCTGCAGATTTTTTACCATGCTTCTGCACCAAATTTTGCAGACAACCTGCAAAAAGAGCATAAGCAGGATATTCGGCAGGGCTTTACCGGCGCGGGTCCGCATCGGGACGACATGGTCCTGCAGCTGAATGACAGTTCAGCCCGCTCCTATGCCTCCCAAGGACAGAAGCGCAGCATTGTACTTGCACTCAAACTGGCCGAAGCGCACATTTTGGAAGAATGCACCGGTGAAAAGCCGGCTGTCCTGCTGGATGATGTCTTGAGTGAACTGGACAGTGCACGGCAGGACTATCTGCTGAATCACCTTTCGCAGTATCAGGTATTTATTACCTGCTGTGAACCGCAGCAGGCAATGAATCTGCACAGCGGTGGATTGTTTCGGGTAGAGAACGGAATGGTAACCGCTGCAGGGCCGGAAAAACGGAAAGGAGAAGTTTATGTATCTTCATCTGGGACAGAACACGGTGATACGAAGTGAAGATATCCTCGGCATTTTTGACATGGAAACTTCTACAATTTCTTCTTCCACGCGCGTTTATTTAGCAAACAGCGAAAAAGCAGGCCATGTTGTCAATGTTTCCATGGATATGCCAAAAAGTTTTGTCTTGTGCTGTCCGCCGGGCGGCCGGGAAACCGTTTACATTACCCCTATCAGCTCAGCCACTCTGCTGAGGCGCGCGAGCTTTGAAAAAGAACTGAGAAACGTGAACACTGACAGACAGGAGCCGATAAAATGAAACAAAACAGAGGCCCACGCTGCCCATACTGTGGGAAAAAAGTAAATCCACTGATTGCCTTTGTACTGAAGAACCGGGGGGAGTACCGCTGTACCAAGTGCAAAGGCATTTCAAACATTCATCTAAACGCTGGTATTTACCGGCTGGCAGTTGTTATGGTACTGGCTGCAGCAGCAGTGCTGCTGATTGAAGAAGTCTTTGTGCGCCATTTTACATGGTACTCTCCGCCGCTGGTTTTTCTGCCGTTTTTGATTTTTTACCTGCTGTCTGCCCGTTATGTAGAATTACGCCGTCCAGTTATTCCACGGCGTCCCGTGAAAAGACGCGCGCCAAACAGCATTACCGGAGGTTTTACGTCCGTTTGTGACCACAAAGAAGAACCAACCGTCAGTGTGCCTTCTCTGTATGACCGCCCTGTTGCGGTATATGAGGAAAGCCCTGAGCCTGTCCATGAGGACCCCACTATCCAAATGGGACAGATTGACGAAATGTCACCAGTTCCGCCGCTTCGGACAATCAAAGCACAGAAACAAAAACAAGAAAAGGTACCAGAAGAACTGCTGCATCAGTTTGAGGAGAACCTTGGCGAAGAAGCAGAACCGGTCTTCTACAAAAAGACAGATGCAAAAACTCCCTCCGGAAAATACCACAGTTACCGTGCCCCACTGGAAGAATCGGAGGAAAATCCGCATGAAAACCCGTAAACAGGCTTCGTGCTGCCCATGGTGCGGTGCACATTATACCCAGATGGAACGCTGCCGGGCGGCCCGCAAAAGCGGACATCTGCAGTGTCCGGTGTGCGGTCGGCTGATACACGCTTTCCGCAGCGGAAAACGCATGGCGGCCTTCATCTCTTTGACTGTGGCCATGTGTGTGTGTGATTTTTTTCTGCTGCAGGCAGGTGTTCCACTGGTTGGCATCTGGGTACTGACAGCGGCGCTGGCAACGGTGCTTTGGTGTTTTCGCGGCTGGACGGTCGTCTTTGAAAAATCGCCTTCTTAGCGGAAGACGAATTTACATACTAGAGTTGAAAGAATGAAAAATTGGAGTCAGGTGCCGGCGCAGCTTTGTGCCGGCCCGGTTTGTTGTTTGGCTCCCCGCAGGAGGTTTCAGCTTTGAAGATCAATCAGGTAACACACGCAGAGGAAACGTATAACGCAGACCAGATTCAGGTCCTGGAAGGACTGGAGGCTGTTCGCAAGCGTCCGGGTATGTATATCGGCTCTACCGGTGAGCGCGGTTTGCACCATCTGGTGTATGAAATTGTCGATAACGCCGTTGATGAAGCTTTGGCGGGCTTCTGTGACCGTATCGATGTAAAGATAGAACCGGGAAATATCATCAATGTCACCGACAATGGCCGCGGCATTCCAGTGGGTGTGGAGCATAAAACCGGCATGCCCGCCGTGACAGTCGTTTATACTGTTCTGCACGCCGGCGGCAAGTTCGGCGGCGGCGGATATAAGGTTTCCAGCGGCCTGCACGGCGTAGGTGCCTCGGTTGTCAATGCGCTGTCCTCCTGGCTGGAGGTCAAGGTCATTCATGAAGGAAAAGTTTATTTTCAGCGCTTTGAGCGCGGTAAAGTAGCCTGTGACCTCAAAATTATTGGTGAATCTCAGCCTGGTCAGAGCGGCACCAATGTCCGTTTTCAGGCGGACCCGGATATTTTTCAGGACACCACTGTGTACAAATATGAAATCCTGCAGAAACGGCTGCGGGAGCAGGCTTTCTTAAATGCCGGCATCAATATCGTTCTGACGGATGAACGTGACCCGGAAAATATCATTTCCAACCGTTTTTGCTATGAGGGCGGTCTGTCTAGCTTTGTGGAGTTTATCAATAAAGATAAGGAGCCGGTTCATCCGGATGTCATTCATTTTTCCGCTACGGCGCCGGACGGCAATTCCACAGCGGAAATTGCCATACAGTACACGGATTCCTACAACGAAATGCTCCTCTCCTTTGCCAATGACGTCCATACAACGGACGGCGGCACCCATGTGGAGGGCTTTAAACGTGCACTTACCCGCGTGATGAACACCTATGCGCATCAGCACAACCTGTTGAAGGACAGCGATGAAAACCTGAGCGGTGATGATGTGCGGGAGGGCCTGACGGCGATTATCAGCATTAAGGTCAAAGATGCCCAGTTTGAAAGCCAGACGAAGGCCAAACTCGGCAATACGGAAATTGGCACGCTGGTCAACTCAGTTGTAGGAGATAAACTTTCAACTTATTTGGAAGAACATCCGGGTGTTGGCAAAGCTATCTTTGAAAAATCGCTGGCCGCTTCCCGTGCCCGTGCAGCGGCACGGAAAGCGCGGGATCTGGTCCGCCGCAAATCTGTTTTGGAAACCGCCAGCCTTCCCGGCAAGCTGGCAGACTGCCAAAGCCGTGACCCGGAAGAAACCGAA is a window from the Caproicibacterium lactatifermentans genome containing:
- the dnaA gene encoding chromosomal replication initiator protein DnaA, giving the protein MDSFTEAWGLICDYCKTKITEVAYTTWISRIEPVNLDFSSGTAVLKVPNDFHRKTITHYYLDTIKEAFWEVFGTSDIKIDLRTDEDLAPKKQAESGQPGAENYEYTFDTFIVGPSNKFAHAASMAVATKPAELYNPLFIYGNSGLGKTHLLYAICNEIKKNSPNMDIVYIKGDEFTNELIDAIQKGTTAEFHNRYRNADVLLVDDIQFIAGKDSTQEEFFHTFNTLYEAKKQIVLTSDRPPKDIATLEERLLTRFEWGLTADIQPPDFETRIAIIKRKAELLGISLDDNVNEYMANRLKDNIRQLEGAVKKMKAYHLLNGYPLNISTAQAAISDIINNDQPVPVTIEKIIEEVSRTFGTTPEDIRSSKRSANISSARQVAMYVVREITQMPMARIGAEFGGRDHSTVVYAIQQVEKNIKKNPRMRATVEDIIKNIRDR
- the dnaN gene encoding DNA polymerase III subunit beta, which translates into the protein MKFTCDRQLLTEAVLNVQRAVSSKSSIPALQGILLKAKQNSIFLYGYDAEMLGMTTEIPADISEIGTVVLSARLFGDIVRRLPDASVHIAADDHNVTTIQSGQSHFSIVGIPAEEYPELPHVSSERSIRISSQVLKNMIRQTIFAVAESDAKPIHTGTLFEIGNGKIRLVSVDGYRLAIREEMVSSEEQDLSFVVPGKALQEVSKLLLETDEPCTIQVGSRHILFIIGSYTVIARLLEGEFLDYRAAIPQTSSTTITVKTSDFIDSVERVSLLITDRLKSPIRCLFDEDTVRLSSYTPIGRASDQFPAQLTGNSVEMGFNNHYLLDALRNAEGDQVKIELNGPLSPMKVLPMEGNSFLFLVLPVRLKASED
- a CDS encoding RNA-binding S4 domain-containing protein, with translation MNRKIITISTPYIRLDALLKLAGAVDTGGRAKYVIQNGEVQVNDEVCTMRGKKLHPGDTASYGGSIFEVAE
- the recF gene encoding DNA replication/repair protein RecF (All proteins in this family for which functions are known are DNA-binding proteins that assist the filamentation of RecA onto DNA for the initiation of recombination or recombinational repair.); translated protein: MRIVSLSCRDYRNLAPLCFSPKPEGNVLWGQNAQGKTNLLEALWIFTGGRSFRGAKDSELVRHGAAGARLLLSFYSEEREQSAEIRIAGGRRQVLLNGIALHSPGELVGHVYAVIFSPEHLALVRGGPANRRSFMDAALCQMKPGYAGILSRYHRALSQRNALLKDIPRHWELEDTLPIWDARLVQDGERIVSQRKAFLSRLSVFASSVYAGLSHGAESLQIFYHASAPNFADNLQKEHKQDIRQGFTGAGPHRDDMVLQLNDSSARSYASQGQKRSIVLALKLAEAHILEECTGEKPAVLLDDVLSELDSARQDYLLNHLSQYQVFITCCEPQQAMNLHSGGLFRVENGMVTAAGPEKRKGEVYVSSSGTEHGDTK
- the remB gene encoding extracellular matrix regulator RemB, with amino-acid sequence MYLHLGQNTVIRSEDILGIFDMETSTISSSTRVYLANSEKAGHVVNVSMDMPKSFVLCCPPGGRETVYITPISSATLLRRASFEKELRNVNTDRQEPIK
- the gyrB gene encoding DNA topoisomerase (ATP-hydrolyzing) subunit B — protein: MKINQVTHAEETYNADQIQVLEGLEAVRKRPGMYIGSTGERGLHHLVYEIVDNAVDEALAGFCDRIDVKIEPGNIINVTDNGRGIPVGVEHKTGMPAVTVVYTVLHAGGKFGGGGYKVSSGLHGVGASVVNALSSWLEVKVIHEGKVYFQRFERGKVACDLKIIGESQPGQSGTNVRFQADPDIFQDTTVYKYEILQKRLREQAFLNAGINIVLTDERDPENIISNRFCYEGGLSSFVEFINKDKEPVHPDVIHFSATAPDGNSTAEIAIQYTDSYNEMLLSFANDVHTTDGGTHVEGFKRALTRVMNTYAHQHNLLKDSDENLSGDDVREGLTAIISIKVKDAQFESQTKAKLGNTEIGTLVNSVVGDKLSTYLEEHPGVGKAIFEKSLAASRARAAARKARDLVRRKSVLETASLPGKLADCQSRDPEETEIYIVEGDSAGGSAKMGRDRKFQAILPLWGKMLNVEKARLDKVYGNEKLMPIVTALGTGIGDDFDMTKLRYGKIIIMADADVDGSHIRILLLTFFYRFMQPLVEQGHIYLAQPPLYRLMKNKQYYYAYSDEQRDQLMQELGQTDMQRYKGLGEMDPEQLWETTMNPETRIMRRVEVEDATAADAAFTVLMGDKVAPRRQYIEENAKYTENLDV